The segment ATAGTCTTAACAATTTTGTATCACTTTGGAATGACATCACATTTGACCCTATTTATAACCATATgtatagataataataattaggaATCAGTATTTCATAGTCTCTATTTCTACTTCATGATTTTCAGCCCCACTGGCCTCCAGATGTTACTCCCATGCTAAGGTGGAAACAGATGAGGAGTTTGATGCCCGTTGGATCACCTACTTCAGCAAACCCGACATCGATGCCTGGGAGCTGAGGAAAGGTGACTGTGCATGGCTGATGTTTACGTGTTCTGAATGACgtgtttatttatcatttacttCGTTCACTCAAAGTTATGTTTCCAATTGCAAAAATGGcatttttattatgtttatgtGAACTAATCTGGGCATTTTCCAATACTTTCAACCTAAAGGCATGAACACCCTGATTGGGTATGACCTGGTGCCTGAGCCCAAAGTCTTGGATTCGGCACTGCGAGCTTGTCGAAGACTGAATGACCTGGCCAGTGCCGTCCGCATCCTTGAGGCTGTCAAGGTGAATTATACTTCCTTTTTGAGCTCACTTAGGGTCGGCCATAACCTTTTCTTCAGCAGAGAGCTGAAACTGATGACAGTCCCAGGAACAGATgtttcaaatatgttttaaaaaaaatttgtgATAGTGAATTGTCTGATACTAATAACTCTATTGCTCACCATCCAGTATGCAAATAATATGCATCACGTGTTTTGttgattttg is part of the Pleuronectes platessa chromosome 1, fPlePla1.1, whole genome shotgun sequence genome and harbors:
- the LOC128437737 gene encoding cytochrome c oxidase subunit 5A, mitochondrial — encoded protein: MFRAVFRLSAAGSRTVARSRPCYSAPLASRCYSHAKVETDEEFDARWITYFSKPDIDAWELRKGMNTLIGYDLVPEPKVLDSALRACRRLNDLASAVRILEAVKDKAGPCKDIYPYVIQELTPTLTELGISTPEELGIDKL